The DNA region TCACCATCGCCGCCTTTGATATTACCATCAAAGGCATTGTCGGTGATGATGTCATTGCCGTCGCCGCCATTCAGAATGTCGAAGCCGCCGCCGCCTTCGATCCGGTCGTCGCCACCGTCACCCCAGGCGGTGTCGTCGCCAATGCCGCCGATTAGGATGTCATTATTCTCAGTGCCGCCGAGCACAACGTGGCCGCCGCCATTGTAGCGGAGGTAGTTCGTATCGGCGCCAAGTGTATCCGGGTTGTTGCGTGAGACGAGCGGTGTGAACAGATTATTGGGCTCACCTTCGTCGGCCCAAGTCGGGTCGGCATTGCCATTTGGCCCAAGGCCCGTGTGTTGTTGCGATTGGTCGACCTCAAGCGTCCAATCCGGGGTGGCAAACACGTCGCCCGGCAAGTGCTTCAGGTCAGTGTTGCGCATAATGAGGGAGGCAAACGAATTGCCTTCCAGCTCGGAGAGGAAGTTGAGGCCCGAGAAGCGCGCCAGATAATAGAAGCGGTCGCCGTTCTGGAGCATCTCCATCTGCGTTTCAAAGATAAACGCAAACGTCGTACCGAGCATGCTGCCGAAGGGCGGCGGCATTTCGGCGAGACCGCCGATCCACAGATCGACATCTTCCAGACCGCCAAGAGAGCCACCCGCATAGGCGCCGGTGGCATTCAAGAACGCCAACGCGTCGGTGGGCGCCGCAATCACGCGTCCGTCCGCCAACACCTGATCCACTCCAGTGACGATCGCCATCGCCGCCGCACGGCGGCCTTCCATCGTCGTTTCCGCCGTGATCAGCGCGTGGGTGCCGTACGCCGCGATGAAATTGATCACCGACGCCGGGTGCTTCACGTTCTGCGCAAAGTCGATCCAGCTCGTATACGGCGTCAGCGCAGAATCGCCGTTCATCGCGTAAATCTGGCGACGCGCTTCGTTCAGCCCGGGAACGCCGGTGTCACGACCGCGCGCTAGATTGAGGGCCGCAAGGTCCAGCGGCAAGCCGACCAGATTGTTGCGCAACGCTTCGGTGATGAATTCATCGATGGCGTTGCCCGATTGACGGGTCATGCCCCGGATGATGGCGGCTGACGCTTCGGCCGCATCAACACCGCTCGCCACGAACTCCACCGGATTGAGGAACGCGGCGATCAGCCCGATCTGTTGTTCTTCAGGGCCAGCGACACCACCCGCGCCGATGACGTTGAAATCCGCATCGAAGCGATCGACCGTCTCAGTCAACATAGAGTGACCGAAGCGATACACGACGTGGGCGAACTCGGCGAAGATCGCCGGGTTAATCGTCATATCGATATTGATGAAGATATCGATGCCCGGGTGGACCTTACGCGCGAACTCTTCGAAGACGAGGTGCTGATACTGCATCTCAGTGAAGACACGTGCGGCTTGGAATACACGTTCGCCGTTGAACTCTTCGTCGCTGATGCCGTCCAGGATGCGCGCATCGAACGCCGCATCGCTCTCACCTGGCAGGCGCGAGACCCAGCCGCGCACAAAGTCGGAAATGCCGTCGGTCGCCAGGATCGCGCGCACCTCGTCGTGGATCGCGCCCACCAGGCGATTGTGCTCGGAGTGGAAGATGGTGTGAACGGCGGTGAGGCCGATGTTCTCGTTGCCGCGACCGTCACCCGTAATGAAGTGCGCTTCGAGCAATTCATCGTCATAGGTGCCCGGCAGACCATCATTGTTGCCAACCAGATCGTCGGCGTCCGCAGTCTGGTTGATCCGCGGTGTGGCCGGACTTCCGTCATGGTCAAACACGCCCGGCGCGGCGCCATGCGCAATGTCATCCAGGAACGCGTGATTGATGCGAACCACGGAGCCTGACGTGAACGACGAACCAGCCGCCGCAAGCGCTGCCGAGATCGCCGCCGGGTCGTTGATGTCCAAGCCGCCCGCGACGCCTTCGACGTAAACAATCTCGTCGTCGGCGGTGCCGCTGATCCCATCGGCGCCATTGCCGACGCGAACACCGATCTGCGCGTACCCATTGGCGCCGGGAATGAAGCGCCCGTAGGCGTCGGTCATGACGAGCGGGATGTTGTGCACGTCATGATCGCTGAACAGCACGCCCAGCATGTCGCGCGCCTGGTTCTTGATGTCCGCCCACGTCGCCAATCCGCCGTGCGCACCATCCAAGAAGCGCCCCGTCGACACCGCGTCGCCGTTATCGTTGAGCCGGTATTCGCGGAGGAAAACCTGGTGCGCCGGGTGTGACGTGTAGGTCTGGTTTTGATCGATGAAGGGTGTTGTTTGGTTGTTGTGCTCGCGGATGTCATCGGCCGTGCCGAGAATTCCGTCCGGGCCACGCCCGTTCGTCGCTCGCGTCAACAGCATGAAGTTGGGGCTGTCATCGCTCGTGTTGGCCACGCCATCGGCGCCGAAACCATCGTCCGCACTGACCACACCATCCGCACCGAAATCATAGAGCGGATCATCGGGCATCAACGGCATGAAGACCGTGCCCGAACCACCCTTGTTCACGAGATCGAGACCGTGATCGAAGAACTGGCCAAACAGCGTAAACCAGCTGTTGAACGGCGCCGACAAGCCTTCATCGGGGGCGATATTTGGAATGAAGAAGACGTCGCGATCGTCACCTGTGCCAAAGGCCCCATCGAGGCCCGGACTTTGGACGATCGGCGCGCCCTCAAGCGCTGCATCCAGCGCTGCCTGAGCTGCGACTACCGCGGCATTCGCCTCCGCGGCTTCGCTCACAGCGGCATCGTAAGCCGCCTGGGCGCTGGCGGCGGCAGCGGCGGCGGCCGCTGCATCCGCGCCAAGCGCTGCGGCATTCGCCGCGCTTGCGGTTGCGAGCGCCAACAATGTGTCCGCTTGTGCGTTCGCCTCCGCGGCCGCAATCACCGCCGCGTCGTACGTCGCCTGCGCGGCGTCGATCGTTGCTTGCGGAATGTCCGCGTTTTGCAGCGCTGTCAGCGCATCCAGCGCGGCTTGCTCAGCGGCCGCCGCAGCATCGGCCTGCGCCTGCGCATCCGCAGCCGACGCAGCATCGGCGGCGGCTTGGGCCGCCGCAGCCGTCGCCGCTGCTTGCGCATCCGCATTCGCGAGATTGGCCGCATCCAACTCAGCCTGACGCGTGACAACCAGCGCATTGGCGGCGTCAAGGTCTGCTTGCGCACTTGCCAACGCCGCATTCGCATTCGCCTCGACCAGAGCCGCGGCTGTGGCCGCTGCAGCGGCGGCGTCCGCAGCCGCTTGCGCGGCGTCCGCATCGGCCTGGGCGGCAGCCTGAGCCGCCGCTGCTGTCGCCGCGACGCTGGCGGCGTCTGCGGAGGCAGTGCTGGCAGCAGCAGCAGCAGCATCCGCCAAGTCGGAGGCGGCAATCGCTGCATCCAGGTCGGACTGGCGAGCGTCTCGCACTGCCGTGGCTGCATCGATTTCTTCTTGCGCGGCGCCGTTGGCGATCAGGGTGTCCAGAGCCGCCTGGGCATCGTCCCGCGCCGTCAATGCCGCCGCCTCAGCTGCGTTCGCGTCCGTTGCGGCTTGTTCGGCGGCAACAGCAGCGGCGGCCGCAGCGGCCGCGTCTGCATTGGCCAACGCCAACGCCGTGTCCGCAGCTGCAAGCACCGCCAAAGCCGTCACAAGGTTTGCATTCGCGTTAGCCGCCGCCGCATCCGCCGCGACGCGATCCGCGATCGCAACCGCAAGCGCTGCGTTGGCTGCATCAACATTAGCCTGCGCAACAGTCGCTCCCGCAACGGCGCTATCGAGCGCTGCTTGCGCGGCGATAGCTGCATCAGCCGCAACACCGGCAGCGGCGGCTGCACTAGCGGCGTTCGCCTGCGAAGCTGCAGCGCTTGCCGCCGCAGCCGCTGCCGCCGCGTCAGCAGCATCCGAGGCCGTCACCGCGTCGTCGTAGGCGGCCTGCGCGGCCGCAACCGCCGCCGGCGACACGTCCGCGTTCAAAAGTGCTGTCAACGTCGCCAAGGCGCTTGCTGCGCTTGCATCCGCCGCGCTCGCCGCCGCCTGCGCACTAGCGGCAGCACTCGCATCGGCTTGGGCCTGTGCCTGTGCGGCGGCCGCCGCAGAAGCGGCGGCGGCAGCTTGCGCATTTGCGGTGGTCAGAGCCGCCAAGAGCGGGCCGACCTCGGCGCTCTGTCCCGCAGCCAATGTTTGCGCGTTCTGAAGCGCTTGCTGAAGCGCTGGCACGTTGTCGCCGTTCGATATCCCCGCCACTTGCAGAGCAACGATGACAGCCGCCGGATTGTTCGGCGTTTGATCGACAATCAAGTTCGAGATGAGACGAATCTGGGGATCGAATACGTAGCCGGAGGTTTGCAAATAGCTTGTCGAAGAACCGAGTGGTTGTCCGGGTAAGCCCGGCATCGTGACTACACTTGCGTTGCGCCACACTGGATTCAGCAAACGTGGAAAATTCTGATCCGCGGATCCCCACGCCTCTTGGCCTGGAATGATGTGATTGTTCGTGCCGTTTACTGTGCGCAAACCCCACGGGTGAAACGCAGTTGGCGGCAGTGCGCCGCTCTCAGCTAAGATGATTTGATCAAGAATAAACTGAAGATCAGTACGGAATAGCTGAACCATTTTGCGCCCCGTGCATTCGCCATCTCGCGCGTCAATCGCGCGCCCAATGGTTAATGGTTGCGCTTGTTGGCGCGCGCGCTCAATTCAAGTAGCGTCGATGGCGATCATGCGCATTACACTCGCGCACTGCGCGAAGGCGGATCGAGGACGCCGCGCCTTATTCCGTGCTCTGTGCATTTTGTACAACTTAATTTCGCGCCGAAACGCGCAGCGCGCCGCCCTTTTGAAGCGACGTTGCGCACTGCCGTGCGTTGCGATTCAGAAAAAGAAGATGAGGATGAGAGAACCAAAAACGATCGATGTGGCCAACCACAAGCGACCTGGCGCCTCCGTCTCCTCAAGCCACGGTCGCCGCTGAATCGCCACGGCGCGCAACTCCCCCGTCTTCACGGGGCCTCTTAACTTCCTGGAGATGGAATTCTGGCGAACACTTACGCGCTTGCGCTTGTCTCCCGCCGGCCGGGTTCGGCATTTTCGACGACCAAATCGAATAACCGAACGACGTGCAGACATTTCCATCCCCGACAACGCGCCTTCACACGCATCATCGGGAACAACGGTAACTGAGGGCCGATTACGGAGCCGTGACAGCAAAATTACGGGAAAATGACGCCCACATTACACGAGTTGTAATGTTACTTTGGGGCCGTCGGGAAACGGAGCACAACCGACGTCCCTCGCCCAATCTCGCTGTCGAGAGCCATGGCGCCGCCGTGCAAATCCATGATGCTCTTGGCGATAGGCAACCCAAGCCCGAGCCGTCCACTGGAAGGATTTCGCGCCTTATCGGCCCGATAGAACCGATCAAACACTCGCGATTGATCCTCCACGGACACCCCCTCGCCAGTGTCTCGCACTTCGATAGACACCCAATCGTCTTCCTGCCGCCCACTTAAGACCACGGCGCCCCCCTTGGGCGTATGGGCGATCGCGTTGGAGACCAGATTGCTGATCGCGCGTTGGAAGAGGGTTCGATCAACCGCGAGGGTTAAGTCCAGCGGACACACAACGGAAAAATTGAGCCCTGCCTCCTCCGCCGCCGTCTCAAAGTACTCCCGGATCACGTTCAATTCTGTCGCCACGACGACAGAACTCAGATCCAGGTCAATTCGGGTTTGCCGAGCGCGCGCCAGAAAGAGCAGGCTTCCCACGATACTTGAGAGACGCTGACTTTCTTCCACAATGGAAAGAAGCGTGTCTTCGTACTCTTCATTACTGCGCGCGCGAGAAAGCACAACCTCCGAGGCGAGCAACATCTTGTTCACTGGATTGCGAAGTTCGTGCGCCACGTTGTCCGCGTATTGCTGAAGCCCTTCGTTGGCGGATTCCAATTCGTGCAACATCGCATTGTGCGCATCCTCGGTTCGCCGCATGACCTGCCCAATTCGGCGGCCATAGAGCGCAACGCCGACGACGATGAGGAAGATCAACCCCATCACCATCATTTCGAGCTGCCGCAAACTTGATGCGAGCTTGA from Vitreimonas flagellata includes:
- a CDS encoding sensor histidine kinase, encoding MSFADQVLGGAKAFVQPSKRQPLQRRRLDLIYFALAGFDLLTIGFTLMLSNHIMGLYQQSVSRSAVWSERVGEVVQLAQFAQEANAPGNDVFDSHDVAQERVRRDAGLAQYQAQRDAVLESLSATEQGEDVSTVIENLRSADLQMQEMMTEADRIFAEIERGGDEVAARRMATMDRIYARLTRDLLSAVLAVQAIEDRNLARQVKLASSLRQLEMMVMGLIFLIVVGVALYGRRIGQVMRRTEDAHNAMLHELESANEGLQQYADNVAHELRNPVNKMLLASEVVLSRARSNEEYEDTLLSIVEESQRLSSIVGSLLFLARARQTRIDLDLSSVVVATELNVIREYFETAAEEAGLNFSVVCPLDLTLAVDRTLFQRAISNLVSNAIAHTPKGGAVVLSGRQEDDWVSIEVRDTGEGVSVEDQSRVFDRFYRADKARNPSSGRLGLGLPIAKSIMDLHGGAMALDSEIGRGTSVVLRFPTAPK